A stretch of the Solanum dulcamara chromosome 6, daSolDulc1.2, whole genome shotgun sequence genome encodes the following:
- the LOC129891975 gene encoding ethylene receptor 2 yields MSIMDCNCFDPQLPADELLMKYQYISDFFIAVAYFSIPIELVYFVQKSAVFPYRWVLVQFGAFIVLCGATHLINLWTSTAHTRTVAIVMTTAKAFTAAVSCATAIMLVHIIPDLLSVKTRELFLKNKAAELDREMGLIRTQEETGRYVRMLTHEIRSTLDRHTILKTTLVELGRALALEECALWMPTQTGLELQLSYTLHHQNPVGFTVPIQLPVINQVFSANRAVKISPNSPVARFRPARKYMPGEVVAVRVPLLHLSNFQINDWPELSTKRYALMVLMLPSNSARQWHVHELELVEVVADQVAVALSHAAILEESMRARDLLMEQNMALDLARKEAETAVRARNDFLAVMNHEMRTPMHAVIALSSLLQESELTPEQRLMVETILKSSNLLATLINDVLDLSRLEDGSLQLDFRTFNLHALFREVLNLIKPIAIVKKLFVTLSLSSDLPEVAIGDEKRLMQILLNVVGNAVKFSKEGCVSVSADAAKSESLIDPRAPEFSPVQSENHFYLRVQVKDTGSGINTQDIPKLFCKFAQNQALATKNSGGTGLGLAICKRFVNLMEGHIWIESEGLGKGSTAIFIVKLGIPGRLNDSKLPFMPGLPANHMQMAFQGLKVLVMDDNGFSRMVTKSLLVHLGCDVTTIGSGDECLRVLTREHKVVFMDMSITGMNCYDVALSVHEKFGKRHVRPLIVALTGNTDRVTKENCMRVGMDGVILKPVSIDKMRSVLSELLEHGAVLQS; encoded by the exons ATGTCCATCATGGATTGTAACTGCTTTGATCCACAATTGCCTGCCGATGAGTTGTTAATGAAGTATCAGTACATTTCCGATTTTTTCATAGCAGTTGCTTATTTCTCCATCCCAATCGAGTTGGTATACTTTGTTCAGAAATCAGCTGTTTTTCCATATCGATGGGTGCTCGTGCAGTTTGGTGCTTTCATAGTTCTTTGTGGAGCAACACACCTTATCAACTTGTGGACGTCTACTGCTCATACAAGGACTGTGGCAATAGTGATGACTACCGCAAAGGCCTTTACTGCTGCAGTATCATGTGCAACTGCTATCATGCTTGTGCACATTATTCCCGATCTATTAAGTGTCAAAACTAGGGAGCTATTCTTGAAAAACAAAGCGGCAGAACTTGATCGTGAAATGGGTCTTATTCGGACACAGGAGGAGACGGGTAGATATGTTAGAATGCTAACACATGAAATCAGAAGTACTCTGGATAGACATACTATTTTGAAGACTACACTTGTTGAACTTGGAAGAGCATTGGCACTGGAAGAGTGTGCTTTGTGGATGCCAACTCAAACTGGTTTGGAGCTTCAACTTTCTTACACTCTACATCATCAAAATCCAGTTGGATTTACAGTACCTATACAACTTCCAGTAATTAATCAAGTTTTCAGTGCAAATCGTGCTGTTAAAATTTCACCAAATTCTCCCGTTGCAAGGTTTCGACCTGCCCGGAAGTACATGCCAGGTGAGGTGGTTGCTGTTAGGGTCCCACTTCTGCATCTCTCAAATTTTCAGATTAATGATTGGCCTGAACTCTCGACAAAGCGCTATGCTTTGATGGTTTTGATGCTTCCTTCAAATAGTGCAAGACAATGGCATGTGCATGAATTGGAGCTTGTTGAAGTGGTAGCCGATCAG GTAGCTGTTGCTCTCTCACATGCTGCCATCTTGGAGGAATCAATGAGGGCTCGAGATCTGCTTATGGAGCAGAATATGGCTCTTGATCTTGCAAGAAAAGAAGCAGAAACAGCTGTTCGTGCGCGTAATGATTTCCTAGCtgttatgaatcatgaaatGAGAACTCCCATGCATGCAGTAATTGCACTTTCATCTTTGCTGCAAGAAAGTGAACTGACACCGGAGCAGCGGCTGATGGTGGAAACAATCCTTAAAAGCAGCAACCTTTTAGCAACTCTCATCAATGATGTCTTGGATCTTTCAAGGCTAGAGGATGGAAGCCTTCAACTTGACTTTAGGACTTTCAATCTTCATGCTCTCTTCAGAGAG GTCCTTAACTTAATCAAGCCTATTGCAATTGTGAAAAAGCTGTTTGTCACACTTAGTTTGTCTTCGGATTTACCGGAAGTTGCTATTGGAGATGAAAAACGGCTTATGCAAATTCTTTTAAACGTTGTTGGCAATGCTGTAAAATTCTCAAAAGAAGGCTGTGTGTCAGTTTCTGCTGATGCTGCAAAATCAGAATCTTTAATAGATCCTAGAGCTCCCGAGTTTTCTCCTGTGCAAAGTGAGAATCACTTCTATTTACGTGTACAG GTAAAAGATACAGGATCAGGCATTAATACTCAGGATATCCCCAAGTTGTTCTGTAAATTTGCGCAAAACCAGGCACTAGCAACTAAAAATTCTGGTGGCACTGGACTTGGCCTTGCAATTTGTAAGAG GTTTGTTAATCTTATGGAAGGACACATTTGGATTGAAAGTGAAGGTCTCGGGAAGGGATCTACTGCTATCTTTATTGTTAAACTTGGCATTCCTGGTCGCTTAAATGACTCAAAGCTTCCCTTTATGCCTGGATTGCCTGCAAATCACATGCAGATGGCTTTTCAAGGACTAAAGGTCTTGGTTATGGATGATAATGG GTTTAGCAGGATGGTAACCAAGAGTCTACTAGTGCACCTAGGGTGCGATGTAACAACCATTGGCTCTGGTGATGAGTGCTTAAGAGTTCTAACTCGGGAACACAAAGTAGTATTCATGGACATGAGTATAACTGGTATGAACTGTTATGATGTTGCCCTCAGTGTACATGAGAAATTTGGGAAACGTCACGTGAGGCCACTTATTGTGGCACTAACAGGGAACACTGACCGAGTGACGAAAGAAAACTGCATGAGAGTTGGTATGGACGGAGTTATTCTGAAACCTGTTTCAATTGACAAAATGAGAAGTGTTTTATCCGAGCTTTTAGAGCACGGAGCTGTTCTTCAATCCTAG